A genomic window from Plasmodium chabaudi chabaudi strain AS genome assembly, chromosome: 8 includes:
- a CDS encoding thioredoxin reductase, putative produces MNPVLVSYTFMPKKYLKISKRYITIDSKIYGHFNTNKNIYFQRIYTNTFLNNNINIIHSNCEIFFCNSRSLFSRRFTILSSCNNIVTCEKNKTIKTMSNDNKRDPINDTSQTNNSTINKQSMDSSNYDYDYIVIGGGPGGMASAKEAASHGAKVLLFDFVKPSTQGTKWGIGGTCVNVGCVPKKLMHYAGNMGTLFKNDSEKYGWDCDNLKHDWNKLVSTVQSHIRSLNFSYMVGLKSSKVKYINGLAKLKDKNTVSYYLKGDTSKEECVTGKYILVATGCRPNIPDDVIGAKELSITSDDIFSLKRCPGKTLVVGASYVALECAGFLNSLGYDVTISVRSIILRGFDQQCANKIKLYMEEQGVTFMTGVLPKKLTKENDKILVHFNNDTTEVFDTVLYAIGRKGDIDGLNLEKLNININNNNKKIIADQFSCTNIPNIFAVGDIAENVPELAPVAIKAGEILARRLFKNSNEIMKYDFIPTSIYTPIEYGSCGYSEEKAYEIFGKNNIEVFLQEFNNLEISAVHRIKHIKAQKDEYDVDISSTCFSKLVCLKNEDNRVVGFHYVGPNAGEVTQGMALALKLNAKKSDFDNCIGIHPTDAESFMNLTITLSSGLSYAAKGGCGGGKCG; encoded by the coding sequence atgaacccTGTATTAGTTAGCTATACATTTATgcctaaaaaatatttgaaaatctCTAAACGCTATATTACAATAGATAGTAAGATATATGGACACTTTAatactaataaaaatatttattttcaaagaATTTATactaatacatttttaaataataatataaatattattcatagTAATTgcgaaatatttttttgtaattccCGTTCATTATTTTCGCGTCGCTTTACTATATTATCTTCTTGCAACAATATTGTAAcgtgtgaaaaaaataaaacgatAAAAACAATGAGTAACGATAATAAAAGAGATCCTATCAATGATACTTCCCAGACAAACAATAGTACGATTAATAAACAAAGCATGGATAGCTCTAATTACGACTATGATTATATAGTTATTGGTGGAGGACCTGGTGGTATGGCATCCGCTAAAGAAGCTGCTTCACATGGAGCTAAAGTTTTGCTATTTGATTTTGTTAAGCCAAGTACCCAAGGAACAAAATGGGGTATTGGAGGTACATGCGTAAATGTAGGATGTGTACCAAAAAAGTTAATGCATTATGCAGGAAATATGGGAAccttatttaaaaatgattcaGAGAAATATGGATGGGATTGTGATAATCTAAAACATGATTGGAATAAATTAGTTAGCACTGTTCAGTCTCATATACgttcattaaattttagTTATATGGTAGGATTAAAATCTTCgaaagtaaaatatattaacgGGTTAGctaaattaaaagataaaaatacagtgtcatattatttaaaaggtGATACTTCTAAAGAAGAATGTGTAAcaggaaaatatattttagttGCAACAGGATGTAGACCAAATATACCAGATGATGTTATAGGTGCTAAAGAACTAAGTATAACTTCTGATGATATATTCTCTTTAAAAAGATGTCCAGGAAAAACATTAGTTGTTGGTGCTTCATATGTAGCTTTAGAATGTGCtggttttttaaattcattaGGTTATGATGTAACAATATCAGTACGTTCGATAATATTAAGAGGCTTTGATCAACAGTgtgcaaataaaataaaattatatatggaaGAACAAGGTGTAACATTTATGACTGGTGTGTTACCTAAAAAACtaacaaaagaaaatgataaaatccTCGtccattttaataatgatacTACAGAAGTATTTGATACTGTTTTATATGCAATAGGTAGAAAGGGAGATATCGATGGtttaaatttagaaaaattaaatataaatataaataataataataaaaaaataatagcagATCAATTTAGCTGTACAAATATTCCTAATATTTTTGCAGTTGGAGATATTGCTGAAAATGTACCTGAGCTAGCACCAGTAGCTATAAAAGCAGGAGAAATATTGGCTAGacgattatttaaaaattcaaatgaaattatgaaatatgATTTTATACCAACATCAATTTATACACCTATTGAATATGGATCATGTGGATACTCAGAAGAAAAAgcatatgaaatatttggaaaaaataatatcgaagtatttttacaagaatttaataatttagaaaTATCAGCAGTTCATagaataaaacatattaaagCACAAAAAGATGAATATGATGTTGATATATCAAGTACTTGCTTTTCTAAACTTGTATGTTTAAAAAACGAAGATAATCGAGTTGTTGGTTTTCATTATGTTGGACCTAATGCAGGTGAAGTTACTCAAGGAATGGCATTAgctttaaaattaaatgcaAAGAAATCCGATTTTGATAACTGTATTGGAATACATCCAACAGATGCAGAATCATTTATGAATCTAACAATTACTTTATCATCTGGTTTGTCTTATGCTGCTAAAGGTGGATGTGGTGGAGGAAAATGcggataa
- a CDS encoding polyadenylate-binding protein 2, putative — translation MEQMNQESIKHEEENFRAQVDDINNIDKEFSDLQKLKMMNDGAEMQMNQGGAPDSHEMEQEEINNRSIFVGNVDYSTQPEELQSLFSECGVINRVTILVNKNTGHSKGYAYIEFADPSSVRTALSLSESFFKKRQIKVCSKRRNIPGFNRPRMSAFRGRVMKSPLSSRGRFGLRQPSFRPFYRGRGAYKKVVTNPYERT, via the exons ATGGAACAAATGAATCAAGAGTCAATAAAACATGAGGAGGAAAACTTTAGGGCTCAAGttgatgatataaataatattgacaAAGAATTTAGcgatttacaaaaattaaag ATGATGAACGATGGAGCAGAAATGCAGATGAACCAAGGCGGGGCTCCAGATTCTCATGAAATGGAGCAAGAAGAGATAAACAACAGATCGATATTCGTTGGAAAT GTTGATTATTCGACACAACCAGAAGAACTTCAATCCCTCTTTTCAGAATGCGGAGTAATAAATAGAGTCACAATtttagtaaataaaaacactGGGCACTCCAAAGG atatgcatacatagaGTTTGCCGACCCATCGTCCGTTCGAACGGCCTTATCATTATCTGAgtcatttttcaaaaaaagacaaattaaa gTTTGCAGTAAAAGGAGAAATATACCAGGATTTAATAGACCACGAATGAGCGCATTCAGAGGAAGAGTTATGAAATCACCTTTAAGCTCAAGAGGAAGATTTgg ACTTCGACAACCAAGCTTTAGACCATTTTACAGAGGAAGAGGAGCTTACAAAAAAGTTGTTACCAATCCATATGAAAGAACATAA